One genomic region from Ptychodera flava strain L36383 chromosome 14, AS_Pfla_20210202, whole genome shotgun sequence encodes:
- the LOC139149433 gene encoding uncharacterized protein, which produces MEELQLEYEEQKLRNAELQHEILIVRANINKLMNDIKDRAKNIEKHHLEMKWGPNGTEEEGMDPQQETETLVEQLVEIPEMLDSVLSSLKHRQAKMNAEIIETRSKLQQLMEDG; this is translated from the exons ATGGAAGAACTGCAACTGGAGTACGAAGAACAAAAACTTCGCAACGCCGAACTGCAACATGAAATACTTATCGTTCGTGCCAACATCAATAAGTTGATGAATGATATTAAGGACCGTGCAAAG aatattgaaaaacatcatcTAGAGATGAAGTGGGGTCCGAACGGAACAGAGGAAGAAGGTATGGATCCACAACAAGAGACAGAGACACTTGTTGAACAACTCGTTGAGATTCCAGAAATGCTAGACA GCGTGTTGTCCTCACTCAAACATCGTCAGGCCAAGATGAATGCAGAGATAATTGAAACCAGATCTAAACTGCAGCAGCTGATGGAAGATGGGTGA